Proteins found in one Drosophila busckii strain San Diego stock center, stock number 13000-0081.31 chromosome 2R, ASM1175060v1, whole genome shotgun sequence genomic segment:
- the LOC108596656 gene encoding maltase A1 → MQRFQLLIPLLCCLAALGLACQDTAATTGAAAASKDWWETAQFYQIYPRSFKDSNGDGIGDLNGITSELEYLKDLGVTAAWLSPIFKSPMVDFGYDISDFYDIQPEYGTLDDFRALIKRANELGIKIILDFVPNHSSDENVWFKKSVARERGYEDYYVWHDGRLNSSTGKREPPSNWLQAFRGSAWQWVEERQQYYLHQFAVQQPDLNYRNPAVVEQMKRVLRYWLNEGVAGFRCDAVPVLFEVQPDAQGQYPDEEVSGLTDDVDNRSYLKSELIENLPETIDMAYQWRTVMDDYQRIHGGDTRVLLIETYAPPAYTMQFYGNRSVEGAHLPFNFNLITVPASSGFSAKSVKTAVDNWLLTMPAGRVANWVIGNHDQRRAASRYGVAHTDAMNMLVMLLPGASVTYQGEELGMTDGWISWADTKDPAACNSNSETYEQFTRDPSRTPFHWSSGANAGFSTASQTWLPLAENYKTLNVEVESAAAHSHLQIYKSLVALRRSSKTLQWGATKYAVLNEQVFVVKRSLAGSPSFVYVANLGESAAVTVNLSEFDKSLPSLLTLRIRSIDSSKAENSLYESNGLSLAAGEALVLSSN, encoded by the exons ATGCAACGTTTCCAACTGCTAATTCCGCTGCTCTGCTGTCTGGCAGCGCTTGGCCTGGCATGCCaggacacagcagcaacaacaggagcagcagcagctagcaaGGACTGGTGGGAAACTGCGCAGTTCTATCAAATATATCCACGCTCGTTTAAGGACTCCAATGGCGATGGCATTGGCGACCTGAATGGCATAACCAGCGAGTTGGAGTATCTCAAAGACTTGGGCGTAACTGCAGCTTGGCTGTCGCCCATTTTCAAGTCACCCATGGTGGACTTTGGCTACGACATCAGCGACTTCTATGACATACAACCGGAGTACGGCACGCTCGACGATTTTCGCGCGCTGATCAAGCGAGCCAACGAGCTGGGCATCAAGATCATACTCGACTTTGTGCCCAATCACTCGAGTGATGAGAACGTTTGGTTCAAGAAGTCGGTGGCACGTGAGCGAGGCTACGAGGACTACTATGTGTGGCATGATGGCAGGTTGAACAGCAGCACGGGCAAGCGTGAGCCGCCTTCCAATTGGCTGCAGGCATTTCGCGGCAGCGCTTGGCAGTGGGTGGAGGAGCGTCAGCAGTACTATCTGCATCAATTTGCAGTGCAGCAGCCGGATCTGAATTATCGCAATCCCGCTGTGGTGGAGCAAATGAAGCGCGTGCTGCGCTATTGGCTGAATGAAGGCGTCGCTGGCTTCAGATGTGATGCGGTTCCAGTGCTGTTTGAAGTGCAGCCCGATGCGCAGGGGCAGTATCCGGATGAGGAGGTCAGCGGCTTGACTGACGATGTGGACAATCGCAGTTATCTCAAATCGGAGCTGATTGAGAATCTGCCAGAGACCATCGACATGGCCTATCAATGGCGCACAGTCATGGACGATTACCAGCGCATTCATGGCGGCGATACGCGCGTGCTGCTCATTGAGACCTATGCGCCTCCCGCCTACACTATGCAGTTCTATGGCAATCGCTCCGTGGAGGGCGCGCATTTGCCCTTCAATTTCAATCTGATTACTGTGCCCGCCAGCAGCGGCTTCTCTGCGAAGTCGGTGAAGACAGCAGTGGACAATTGGCTGCTCACAATGCCGGCGGGTCGTGTGGCCAACTGGGTGATAGGCAATCATGATCAGCGACGTGCGGCCAGTCGCTATGGCGTGGCTCATACGGATGCAATGAATATGCTggtgatgctgctgcctggcGCCAGTGTCACCTACCAGGGCGAGGAGCTGGGCATGACCGACGGCTGGATTAGCTGGGCAGACACCAAGGATCCCGCCGCTTGCAATTCGAACTCCGAGACTTATGAGCAGTTCACGCGCGATCCTTCGCGCACGCCCTTCCACTGGAGCAGCGGCGCCAATGCGGGCTTCAGCACAGCCAGTCAGACTTGGCTGCCGCTGGCGGAGAACTACAAGACGCTGAATGTTGAGGTAGAATCAGCAGCTGCACACTCGCATCTGCAGATCTACAAGTCGCTGGTGGCGCTGCGTCGCAGCTCCAAGACGCTGCAGTGGGGCGCCACCAAATACGCCGTGCTCAATGAGCAAGTGTTTGTGGTGAAGCG CTCGCTGGCGGGCTCGCCGAGCTTCGTTTATGTGGCCAACCTTGGGGAAAGTGCTGCTGTCACTGTTAACCTCAGCGAGTTTGACAAGAGCCTGCCTAGTCTATTGacgttacgcatacgcagcataGACTCGAGCAAGGCTGAGAA CTCTTTGTATGAAAGCAACGGCCTGAGCTTGGCTGCCGGCGAGGCTCTCGTGCTGAGCTCCAACTGA
- the LOC108596657 gene encoding maltase A1, producing MVDFGYDISDFYDIQPEYGTLDDFRALIKRANELGIKIILDFVPNHSSDENVWFKKSVARERGYEDYYVWHDGRLNSSTGKREPPTNWNQYFRGTAWQWNEQRGQYYLHQFAVQQPDLNYRNPAVVEQMKRVLRYWLKEGVAGFRCDALPPLFEVQRDAQGQYPDEELTNAIEDVEDRAYLTTKYIENQPETVDMVYQWRQVLDDHQRIFGGDAGVLLIETYSPAWFTMQFYGNSSVNGAHLPFNFNFITVMEQGPLSASNVQLAIDLWLQNMPAGRTANWVLGNHDKRRAASRYGVEHIDAMNMLVMVLPGASVTYQGEELGMTDGWISWEDTVDPWGCNSDAQNYEHYTRDPERTPFHWSSGKNAGFSTGERTWLPLAADYETINVASEEAATHSHLKIYKSLVALRRSSTILQNGSVKYRAHTEEVFVVKRTLAGAGSIVYAANFGAAKVSVDLREFDKTLPSTLKLLIRSVGASKTEGQSYSVSHLELDAGEALLLATN from the exons ATGGTGGACTTTGGCTACGACATCAGCGACTTCTATGACATACAACCGGAGTACGGCACGCTCGACGATTTTCGCGCGCTGATCAAGCGAGCCAACGAGCTGGGCATCAAGATCATACTCGACTTTGTGCCCAATCACTCGAGTGATGAGAACGTTTGGTTCAAGAAGTCGGTGGCACGTGAGCGAGGCTACGAGGACTACTATGTGTGGCATGATGGCAGGTTGAACAGCAGCACGGGCAAGCGTGAGCCGCCTACGAATTGGAATCAATACTTTCGCGGCACCGCCTGGCAGTGGAATGAGCAGCGTGGTCAGTACTATTTGCATCAATTTGCAGTGCAGCAGCCGGATCTGAACTATCGCAATCCCGCTGTGGTGGAGCAAATGAAGCGCGTGCTGCGCTATTGGCTTAAGGAGGGCGTCGCTGGCTTCAGATGCGatgcgctgccgccgctttTCGAGGTGCAGCGCGATGCGCAGGGTCAGTATCCAGACGAGGAGCTCACCAATGCCATTGAGGACGTTGAAGATCGCGCGTATTTGACTACAAAGTACATAGAGAATCAGCCAGAGACTGTGGACATGGTTTATCAGTGGCGACAGGTACTCGACGATCATCAGCGCATCTTTGGCGGCGACGCGGGCGTGCTGCTCATTGAGACCTACTCGCCCGCCTGGTTCACCATGCAGTTCTATGGCAACAGCTCAGTCAATGGCGCGCACTTGCCgttcaactttaatttcataaCTGTTATGGAGCAGGGCCCGCTGAGCGCCAGCAATGTGCAGCTGGCCATTGATCTGTGGCTGCAGAATATGCCAGCTGGACGCACGGCCAACTGGGTGCTGGGCAATCACGACAAGCGGCGTGCGGCGAGTCGCTATGGCGTGGAGCACATAGATGCAATGAATATGCTGGTGATGGTGCTGCCAGGAGCGAGCGTAACCTACCAGGGCGAGGAGCTGGGCATGACCGATGGCTGGATTAGCTGGGAGGACACTGTCGATCCCTGGGGCTGCAATTCCGATGCGCAGAACTACGAGCACTACACCAGAGATCCGGAGCGCACGCCGTTTCACTGGAGCAGCGGCAAGAATGCGGGATTTTCGACTGGTGAACGCACTTGGCTGCCGCTGGCTGCAGACTATGAGACGATTAATGTGGCCAGCGAGGAAGCAGCAACGCACTCGCATTTGAAGATTTACAAGTCGCTTGTGGCGCTGCGTCGCAGTTCGACGATATTGCAAAACGGCAGCGTCAAGTATCGCGCACACACTGAGGAAGTCTTCGTCGTTAAGCG TACacttgctggcgctggcagcatCGTCTATGCGGCAAACTTTGGTGCAGCCAAAGTCAGCGTCGATTTGCGCGAGTTTGACAAAACTTTGCCCAGCACACTCAAgttgctcatacgcagcgtgggCGCCAGCAAAACAGAGGG gCAAAGCTACAGTGTGTCCCACTTGGAGCTGGACGCAGGCGaggctttgctgcttgccacaaattaa